The Lolium rigidum isolate FL_2022 chromosome 2, APGP_CSIRO_Lrig_0.1, whole genome shotgun sequence genomic interval tgtaatctcatgtgttcatgtttgtgaagattcctgacgacgaggaaattctgagtcaaagcatatgtggtgaccctgcataccactgcatgttgtagtatgccagtcgttgatataacattcacgaagtaccatttcgcaaatattacatccctcagagtagtacaacagaacatagcagatccataactcattcatttattattacaagcataatacacatatcgtctcggagctcctcttgggtcctaagagggatactcctgggttcgaggcgaacccaacttaacttacaatatagaagtctcattaagttataaatTTATCTCCTCGAGCaactaagtactaagagttcgcactgctcggctactactactactcggtgcttctaggcttgatctcctccggaagcctccccggttccgtagactatgaggtagtctacgccttcaatacctccagagaggtctggttcttcatagccgatgatctcggctccttcagggttgtcgtagtcctcctccagacggttcagacaatctaagcaagggatttaagagtgggatgagtacgagcgtactcaacaagttcattatagataagaggtgtttaatgcactagctacgatattagaccagaaagtctaataccaatgcaagttttgataaacatttcttcaagagattgcttttatttcaaagagctatgtccgtcagccttcaccggtttactagaacttcatggagctcctttccggccgcgttcgcagcttccatatcccggaacagggagtgacaggtcacggttctttacactctgcagaggtgtgttgctttatccataagagatcttaaccttggtgccaaccgggcagctttcccgtccacacttccttcggtgtgaggcccggtataaggtctagccaatcatgttcctccgctacctcgaacacccaccctttgttgcatgccccgaccctgggtcctcgccggtcccattattcccttagatttcagggtggaccccgaccacgacgacagtctgggatcgaaccaaactcctttgccggtagctgcaacccatcctagaccgcaataccgtggggacttaggactccccagcctcaccatcttactccatcgggcgacaagtgtactacggacaatgccgtggggacttaggactccctgagcctcaccagcttgcccccttggattacaagtgtactacgataaagcgcgtccgttgatgaacgagaggtggaaacacttttgactactccgtcccactccggatcttatggttaacacggttattacggcacaagaatcactggcgacagttgttgtttaatcctagatggatataaacccttgcaatggaacctccaccatatcaacacaatccatggttccattgccaaccacatagtcatattcatagttatgaaaatagtggttttggtttttatgcaatagtgataaccataatactttgcaagtaatttgatagaaatactcaaatgacatgagcaagtgatgaacttgctcgaacaccgcaaagttttgcagttggatggtgtggactgacccttgtcctctgtttctgaaaaaatagcatcattgtccgataagggcaatggttaaagaagcaattatgcatgattccagttttagggtttgttccccccttccaatgacattattatttcatgtaagaggttaatactaagactgatttggagatactctatttagggtaaataaaaccttgaaatgttgtcaaggtgtttttaaagtccaaatgcattaatggacttattttcattattgaaaataatatgtgtgatttaaatgattatttaaatcatcaaattaagacttattcttagttgtcttcaaaaattccctttgacattttattcagatagagaattttatgctgatcaattttcatatttttaattatttttttagagcttttaaacatttcctatgtaatttcaaagtttctgtatttaaggGATTTTGTGAAATGACCATAATGCCCCtacgcccacctgtcagggtggcccagcgggttaggtcgcacccgagccaccctttcggctcggtcggcccactcgtcttctcctctctcctcgcgcagaaaccctagtctctcctttctctctcgcgatgccatggtcgccgccgccttcaccGAAAtattccggccatctccggccaactccggcgatgagatgcggcggatctggaccgcctcacgacggcgcaccagatcctccggcTAGATCTGCTCTCCGTCTCTTTCTTCGCTCGCCCCCGTCGCGTTCGCCCGCACGGCCATGAGGTTGCGTGGTGATGCGCCGCTCATCGGCGACTTTGGCGCCGTGATGCTGCCGTGGGCGCGGCCGTGGTGGTGATTgggcgctcgcgctcggcgacgccaggcctggccgcggcttggcgctgccgtggtggcccgtgccgccgtgccgccatggcacgatgTGGTGCTCCGCCCAGGTACGTGCGCCTCCATCCTCTTCCTTGCTTCTTCCTTCACTGTCCTGCTCTACCACTTGAGCTTGCTGTGCATACGTGTGTGCTACTGCTGCACTTTTGGCTAGCTGCTGCTCTTGCTCTGCTGCCATGGCCTTACCTGTGCTACTGCTGTTCTTGCTATTGGCCCTACTGGCCTTGGCCAGTGTTGCCCAGGCCATGCTAGTGCTTGCTATTCTTTCTGAATTCCTGTTCTGTGCCTCTATTCTAGTTGCTACACTTGTTAGAATTCAAGTGTGATCATGTGTGAtaccctggcttgattacagtgtgcaatttcttgcaaatttgcaagtgccagagccatGATGGCTTATTCTGGTGCTCAGATTTAGGattgtgctcaattgagcattaccgTGGGCTTACAGTGTTATTACATAAGGATTTGATGTGTGCCTTGCTTGTGCATTTTGATCTAGTggctcatcatgcctttgatgtgctctgAATACAATCATGAATtattatttgattatctgtgaagcatctattgattaactgtggctgtttaattcatataATTCCTGTGTGATGCCAGcgattgattctagcatgctttggcatgctctagcaggctctggtgatcaattgatcaccacttgCTTGTTGATTGCATGCTTGCTTGCTGCCTGTGCCTTTCTGGTGCTCCTcttggtgtctgtgtgacacatgtacttgtgctggtgtgtgttaatgcttgctcaagcatcatctgatggtTGCAGTGAGCTATTGGGTCACTGGCAAGGTGTTGGTGCTTTGGTTACttaactgtttcatttatctgtaattccttgctttactagatggataaatgatgtgaactgtttaacagtatgatcatatggatgaatttgatgtagctagagggatgccaaccactggttgggtaccctagctcatactgaatccTACTGGTGATGATGTGATGCTTTGGTGACTTTCTTGTGTGgctaggtagctgttgtgaccctagcagactttgtctgctagaaatggttgctcctacctctgttggatgcttctgtgcactaatcctggtagtctttcataggctgctaggttatttgatgttgaaatcatactGGACAGATAACTGTCCAATATTCTGATGGCTTTGCTAGCTGTGTGTTGCTAGGTGAATCTGGGTGGCTAGATAGGGATTAGTTCCTTGCTGGATTTCCCTGGTTATGTCACTTTTAATTCTGTTGGCTTAATCAGTATTCCCTTGGATACATTCCTAATGGTTTtacccttattttgcttgcatcctatggctggtagccaaatgatgatacaaacagggtactcacacccttttgcttatgtgtgtttgatgcacatgcttatttatgagcaagacagatgcttgctcatgattcttgtgtatacctcactccagctcctagattgagttgttggtgtagaggatttcttctgatTTGGATTTATgatcttgccctgctcctcctggcttgctgATGATGCTTGGTTACTttctggtaattggggctaggtgAGACAACTcttgctgttcacctgttcttggtgttcttgagctgttcttgctagCTCTTGGTTTCTGGTGGACTTACCCAGTGAATTCTGCCGATGATCTGTgggttctggcggtggaaaatgTTTTATACCATCTTTGCTTTGCTCACATGGTCGACAGCTGAGCCAGGCATGCTTGAGTGACtcactagctgtgtgtgtgtgttgtgcaccatgcacacagccttgtgagcaggctgtgtgtgtgaccTGATGCTTTGCATCAGACCTGGGACTTGGCTGtgagatggatcagctcggcagccttGGTCATATCCACTCAATTCAAtatttttgctaacctgccaagtggcattgccacttggcataatgttgTTTTGgttttgtttgtgtgcagggatcaagcaattgatcaagatgaacatggagatcatcaagtccaagatcagatGATAATtaccttgtagtatttaggatagaatcaTAACTTGtacctttcttttattttcattttctatttttttcctatttgtgtaatgtgttgtaatatatcatatttctattctggatattgtaaatgacattgtattatgtgtgattatcgataaagctcaagttttccttaatgagctttatctaagtgttatattatttatattcttgattacttataattatttattgaattaactcaagtttgaattatggaatttccatttgatgtttgaatttgaaattcaaattcaaatttggtttgaattcaatgatgcaacttaatttggaattcaatcatgcaacttaggattgtgatgcatcttctcttctctcttctcaaaaccctaatctagttaagtaggaacaagtttgtcgcactctcgaaaccccaaccctgtaagatgtcgagagagaaacctgtcccccttctatgcagttttgttttaaaagcgcgaaatttctccggaatttacgatgcaatgcacatccctttctaaaatctacccctcgatcgtctctaaacctgggacattacatcatacctccaaagcatacctccaagcaagccccacggtcagcttaccagttgaagccaaggggcaaggctccaaaccggtacattccggaagattatgtcaaccgaggaaagaaggttgtcattgaggaggatgaggggccgccgcggagatcatctttgtcgaggatgaggaacgacgagccgttatcttcagaggaggaggagcgggaggagcaagcagcaacaagagccacggcggcggacgaagaggatggccgtccggaagcagcccgtgaggacggcacgtcgaggacgacactaggatgtgctacgtgttgttgtgaactatatcttcataagtatcgagttgagaaccctatgtcatttcgaacaatgtttgtaatgctacttgttgtttgaatctacttggtacgatgtgagctatgaagtcttatatgtgtatgttctgaaattgctacttgttgtgtccaatgttgtactcaaaactgttggagtttggtaggatttttcatgtttttaacacaagtcaatgtgtggcgcccttcaaactagcgccacactgcactgtgtggcgcccgtggcattggcgccacacatgccaacatatagcaacttttgggtcgaaaacatccaggggctccggacgattagtccttagccgttttggcgagcctctttgtctggcgcccgtggcatcggcgccacacaagaGCCTCGTAAAACGGCTAAGTTCCAGATGAATTGTCTCAAGTATGTCTTGGGTAATtgtaagtgcatgtgtggcgccgatgggaggggcgccacacatgctgccacgtcggatcggcgcaccagctcagcgtcgagggcgccacgtcggctgggagagtggcgccggcaggagggacgccacactggcatgtgtggcgccgatgggagggacgccacacaaaagggttagatgggtgaaatagtttcaccGGAGGGTCAGTCCGtgtttttctttcacttttgagttatttttgtgcaaatcgcccctTAGTTATAGCTCTTTCTGTAACATAACTTGTATCTTTTTTTTGGTGTAAACATAACTTGTATCTAATCAATGAATTTAGCAGCTCTGCCGCTAATATTTTTTTAAGAGTGCAATATAAACTGTCTACCAGGTGATAAAAAAAAAGTGTCTAACAGTTGTCGCATGATGGGCCGTTCTGCCCGAGAGGCCACTACGCAGAAGCAACAATCCTGAGCCCGTGCGACAAAAATCCCCCGGCGTTCCAAAAAGAAAAAACCCACAAATTATCACCAAATcctctcgcggcggcggcgcggcctcccACTCCTACGGTCGGCGGGTGGCTTGCGGCGGCAGGGAAGCAAAGCTGAGCTCGCACGGGAAGTCCAGTTCGTACTTAAGTGCTCGCCGGGTCGAGCTAAGGTCTCCGGGAGCCCTAACCGCCCACCAGCACTCAAGGTGTTCGTGCAATTGCGTCGCCGGCGTGGCTCGGGTGCTTCTTTCCTGCCACTACGTGCTTGGTGTACGGGTGTGGCAGCGCGACCAGCTACAGGCAGACGGAAGAGAAGTGACTTCTTCGCCGGCCATGTCGTCTCTGGTGAGCCGGCCAACGCCCCCCGCGCTGTCCGGCGGCGTTTCACCAGCAGCATCGGCGTCAGTGGTGGCATTCGGCGCCACATGgctccgcagcagcagcagctatgGCATTCCTACTCGGTGTAGAGCTCTCGTCCCCTGCACGGGTTCGTCCAGTGGAGGTCTTGCCAAGGATAGGCAGCAGGCCTGCCAAGAGAACGCCGCTGCTGAGAATCAAGACGGGGGTCTGGGTTGGAGCAAGGACGAGATCGAGGCCATCTCGGCGCTGTTCGCCCGGCCGATGCACCAAAAGCCGCCGAAGCCCCCGAgcccggcgacgcggcggcagcTCCCGCTACCGCAGCCCCACAAGACGAGGCTGCCGGCCGCCCCGACGCCGAAGCAGCACGTCCGTCTCCCCTCGCGCTCCTCGTTCAGCGACCGGGTGCGCAAGGACCCGGAGGTCCTCATTGGGATCGCCCGGGAGATCGCCGCGCTCGCGCCGGACTCCGAGGTGTCCACGGTGCTGGACCGCTGGGCGCCGTTCCTCCGGAAGGGGTCGCTCTCTATGACCATCCGGGAGCTCGGCCACATGGGGCTCCCCGAGAGGGCGCTCCAGACGCTGTGCTGGGCGCAGGCGCAGAAGGCCGTGCTGCTGTTCCCCGACGACCGCATCCTGGCCTCGGCCGTCGAGGTCCTGGCGCGCTTCGACGAGCTGAGGATGGAGTCCGCGCTCGAGGAGTGCGTGCCGTCGGCGAGCCGCGCCGTCCTCGAGGCCATGGCGAGCGGGTTCATCGGGGCGGGCAAAGCAGGCCTCGCGCGCAAGGTGCTCGAGCTTGCCAGGGTAAACAAGAGGACGCTGCACCCGGGCATCTACGCGAAGCTGATCCTGGAAGTTGCCCAGACACCGGAAGGCTACGGGCTCGCTGCTGCGCTGCTCGATGAGCTTGGTGAGAGGCCGGACTTTGACCTGCGACCGCAGGACTGCACGGCTGTCATGAAGGTCTGTGTAAAGCTCAGGCGGTTCGCGGCCGTGGAGAGCTTGTTCAGCTGGTTCAGGGCGTCTGGCAGGAACCCGACCGTGGTGATGTACACGACTGTGATCCACAGCCGCTCCCGAGACGGGAGGCACCGGGAGGCGTTGGCCCTGGTGTGGGAAATGGAGCAAGCAAACTGCCTTCTTGACCTGCCGGCATACCGGGTCATCGTGAAGCTGTGTGTGGCATTGAGTGATCCAGAGAGGGCTTTTCGGTACCTGTCTAGGTTGAAGGAGGCTGGGTTCCTTCCGACCAGTGACATATACTGTAATTTGATTGAAGGCTATGCCGTAGCGGGGAGGACGGCTAAGTGCCAGCAGCTGATCAGGGAGGCTGAGTCCACCGGCGTGATGCTTGACAGGAGGCTGGTTTCTAGCTTGTCTGAGATGCGAACTGGACATCCTTGATCCACTGGAAAAGGGAAAGTATTTGCTCGTGTAATTATCTGTAGGTGGTAAGTTGTATCACAAAGAGTGTGTGTATTCTGTGTTGGCAATTCTATGCTAAGAAGCGTATATTTGATAATGCTTCATACTGAATTTTGGTTTGCATACATTGCTTTAACCTTTGAGATTGTTGATAGTTTTAATTGCTAGTACCAACTATCCATTTATTTCTCTGAACAGTTTGTTAACAAATTAATGAACATTATTTTTGTAGATTGTTCTATTGTGTTTCCAAGCTTGCAT includes:
- the LOC124686113 gene encoding pentatricopeptide repeat-containing protein At2g01860-like; this encodes MSSLVSRPTPPALSGGVSPAASASVVAFGATWLRSSSSYGIPTRCRALVPCTGSSSGGLAKDRQQACQENAAAENQDGGLGWSKDEIEAISALFARPMHQKPPKPPSPATRRQLPLPQPHKTRLPAAPTPKQHVRLPSRSSFSDRVRKDPEVLIGIAREIAALAPDSEVSTVLDRWAPFLRKGSLSMTIRELGHMGLPERALQTLCWAQAQKAVLLFPDDRILASAVEVLARFDELRMESALEECVPSASRAVLEAMASGFIGAGKAGLARKVLELARVNKRTLHPGIYAKLILEVAQTPEGYGLAAALLDELGERPDFDLRPQDCTAVMKVCVKLRRFAAVESLFSWFRASGRNPTVVMYTTVIHSRSRDGRHREALALVWEMEQANCLLDLPAYRVIVKLCVALSDPERAFRYLSRLKEAGFLPTSDIYCNLIEGYAVAGRTAKCQQLIREAESTGVMLDRRLVSSLSEMRTGHP